The DNA window GTCGCGCGCGAACGCCTCGATCGCCGCGTGGTACAGCGCGCCGACGGCGGCCGGCGCATGCTGGCGCGCCACGTAGCCGCGGCCTTGTTGTCCCAGCGCGGCGCGCGCGGCCGGATCGGCGTGCAGCGCGGCCAGCGCGTCGCGCAGCGCGGCGTCGTCGAACAGGTCCGGCAGCATGCACAGCACGTTGTCCGGCAGGTCGGCGGCGCCGCCGTGGGCGTTGACGATGGTCGGCAAGCCGTGCATCAGGCAATCGAGCACCGAGGCCGAGGTCTCGCCTCGCGTCTGCGTGCGCAGTTGCACCGCGCAGTCGCTGGCGGCCAGCCAGTCCTGGTAGCCGGCGGCGCTGACGAAGCCGGTGATCCGGATGCGGCCGGCGGCCGGGCTGGCGGCGATCTTTTGCAGCAGTTCGACGCCGTACGGGCCGCCGTCGTTGGCGCCGGCAAACACCAGCCGGCAGCGCGGGTCGGCCGCCAGCGGCGAGGCCAGGAAGGCGTCCAGCAGGCGGTGATTGAGCTTGGTCGCGCCCAGCATGCCGAAGCTGCTGACGAGGTAGTCGTCCGGCGCCACGCCGAGCCGCTGGCGGGCCGACGCGCGCGCGGCCGCGTGGTCGACGCCGGCGCCGACCTGGCCGCGCAGCAGCGGGATGGTGCGCCAGTCGTCGGCGCTGCCGGGGCCGTACCATTGCTCGGCCAGGCGGCGCGAGAAGTCGCCGTGGACGATCACACCGGCGGCCTGTTCCAGCACCGCCTTGTTGCACGGGTAGGCCCAGATGGTCGGGTTGCGGCCGTGCTCGCGGTGGTGGCGCAGGCCGGTGTAGCCGTGCGATTCGTACAAGGCCAGCATGAAGGCGTCGGCGACGTCGCCGTCGCGCTCCATGTTGTCGAGCACGCCGCTGAGGAAGAAGTCGTGCAGCACCACGGTGCCCGGGTGGCGGCGCAGCAGCGCGAACATGTGCTTGTGCACGTTCGAATTACCGAAGTGGTAGAGCACGCGGTCGTAGCCGGCGCCGTGCTCTTCGAAGTAGGCGACGTCGCGCACCGGGAAGCGTTGCAGCGCGGCCTCCGGGGCGGCGCCCGGCGTGACCACCAGTTCGACCGTGTAGTGGCGTTCCAGCTCCAGCAGCAGTTCGGCGCTGTAGTCGGCGATGCCGGAATGCTCCGGCGGCAGCGGCGACACCAGCGCCAGGGTCGGCTTGGTCGCGCCTTTGTCATCCGCTTTGTCGGCGGCTTGGACGTCGGCCGGCGCTTGCGGCGCGGCCGTGGCGGCCAGCGCCTGTTCCAGCGCGCGCCAGACGGCGCCGGCGGCGTCGGCGGCATTGCTGTCGATGACCGGCACCGGGGCGAACACCGCGTCGAGCTGGCGCGCCTCGGCCTCGCTGGCGGCCAACAGCAGCGCGGCGTCGCGCAGCGGCGCCTGTTGCGGGCGCGGCGCGGCCAGCAGGGCCGGGGCCGAGCCGACCAGGCGGGCGCGCAAGGTGGCCGCTGGCACCAGTTTGGCGTCGATATCGGCGTCGGCGTCGTCGGCGCGCCACAGGTCCAGGATCGCGTCCGGCGCCAGCGCGGCCAGGAAGCCGGCGCGTAGGGTGGCGGCGCTATGGCGGCGCCAGGCGTCGCCGGCGGGCGGCTGCGCGTACACATGGAAGCGGCCGGCCGGCAGCACGCCGTCGAAGGCGTGGCGCAGCACGTCGATGTCGACCGGCTGCAGGCCGCTGACGGCCACGTGCACCGCGTGTTCGCCATGTTCACCATGTTCGCGCAACATGCCAATGGCCAGCGCGCGCAGCAGGGCCGTGTCGTGCGCGGAGGCGCCGTGCGGGGAGTGGAAATCGATAATCAGGCGCATGGTCAGTGTTTATTCTGTTCAAGGGCGCGGCGCAGGTCGTCGAGCGCGTCGCGCGCCGACTGCGGCAGTTCGCGCAGGGAGTACGGGACGTCGCGGCCCGGGGCGGCGCCGTTGGCCGTGGCCTGCTTGGCGGCGGCCAGCGTGCGCGCCACCCAGGCTTGCAGGGCGGGCGAGCGCATCACCAGCGGCAGCACGGTGCGGCGCAGCGATTCGCGCGAGGTGACCCAGCGCAGCGCGCGGCGCGCGGCGCCCTTGGCCTTGCGCTTGGCGATGCCGGCCATGCTGTTGGGGCCGCGACGCGTGATGAAGCGCAGCGGCGCCGTGATGCGCCACGAGGTGCTCGAGAGCATGGCCAGCAAGCGGCTTTCCATGTCCTGGCCCCAGGCGGCGCTTTGGTGCAGCTGGGCTTCGAGCGTCTGGCTTTGCAGTTCGGCCGTGCGCAGCGCCAGTTCGACCTGGCGCGCGTGCGTTTCGCTGTCGCGCAACTGCTGGCGCAGCAAGTCGCCCTGTTGCGCCAGCAGGTCGGCGTGGCGCGCCGCCTGGTCGTGCTGTTCACGGGCGTCGAGCGCGGCGCGTTCCATCTCGGCCGCGCGCTCCCAGCCCTGCGTGGTTTGCGCCTGCAGGTCGCCGATCTGGCGCCAGGCCTTGTCCAGGTGGTGCGGGATGAAGTCGTCGAAGACGTTGGCCTGCACCGTCAGCCGTTGCATCAGTTCGGCGTGCTCGCGCGCCACGTAGTAGCGGTTCAGGCCGTCGAAATAGGCGAACTCGTAGTCGAACGGCGTGATCAGGTGTTCCCAGCTGCCGTGGTTGGTCTCGGTGCTGCCGGGCAGGGTGGCCTCGACCACCAGCACCCACGGGCGCCAGCGCTTGAAGTCCATGCCTTTCAGGACTTCGCCCTCGAAGCCTTCGACGTCGATCTTGAGGAAGTGGATCTCGCCGCTGACATGCTCGGCGCAGATGTCGGCCAGGGTGCGCAGCGGCACGGCCGTCTCGACCACGTCGTAGCCCTCGGCGCGGTGGGCGGTGGCCACCGCGCTGTCGGTCGAGGCCCAGCCGTTCATGGTGGGCACGTCGAACAGCGTGATCTCGCCGGCGGCGGCGCCGGCCGCGCACGACAGGTTGATGTCGCGCGGGCGCTGCGCCAGGAACGGCTGCAGGTAGGACGGCATCGGTTCGATGTTGATGCCGTGCCAGCCGGCGTCGTAGAACAGCTTGGTGACCGAGTGCAGCTCGGGATCGTTGGCGCCGACGTCGATGTAGAAGCCGGCCGGGACGTCGCGCAGCGCGCGCCACAGCAGCACGTCCTCGAAATTTTGCGAATAGGAGAGCAGGGTCATAGACGGGAACGGGAGATATCGATGGTCGGATCGAGCCAGGCCGATCCCTCAAAATGCGGCCGCCGCATGTTCATCACCGTAAACACCAGCGCCAGGTCGCGCCACTCGTAGTTGTTGACCAGGTGGGTGGCGGTGCTGACGATGGCGGTGGCGACGGAATAGGTGCCGGGGCCGAGGTTGACGTCGAAGCCGAAGCGGTAGACCACGGTCTCGCCGGCGCCGATGTCGTCCAGCGGCAGTTCCTTCAAATGGGTGTTGGTGCCGTACATCGGCTGGCCCAGGCGGTCCTTGATCATATAGCCGAGCACCATACGCGGGATCTCCGCCTTGGCGCGCACGGTCACCTCCAGCACCACGTGCTGGCCGACGTCGACCACTTCGACCCGCTGGCCCTGCTCGTCGAGCAGGGCGATGTCGGCCACCGTGGCCTCGCCGGTGCCGGAGACGGTTTGGACCTTGCCGTCGTCGCGCGCGTTCAGCACCAGCATGCTGTTTTCGCGGTCGGCGATCATGGCGTTGTAGTAGTCCATGATCTCCTCCGGCTTGCCCTGGCGCGACAGGCGCCCGGCGTCGAGCAGGATGGCGCGGTCGCACACCGACTGGATCGCCTGCTTGTCGTGCGACACCAGCAGCAGGGTGGTGCCCTCGCGGCGGAACTGGCGGATGCGCTCGAAGCTCTTGTGCTGGAAATAGGTGTCGCCGACCGACAGCGCCTCGTCGATGATGAGGATGTCCGGGCGGCGCGCCGTGGCCACGCTGAAGGCCACGCGCATCTGCATGCCGCTCGAGTAGACCCGCACCGGCTGGTCGATGTAGTCGCCGATCTCGGCGAAGGCGATAATCTGCGGCATCAGCGCGTCGATCTCGGCCACGCTCATGCCCAGCAGCTGGCCGGCCATGTAGACGTTCTGGCGGCCGGTGAAGTCGGGGTGGAAGCCCATGCCCAGTTCGAGCAGCGCGGCGACCCGGCCCTCGAGGTGGACGGCGCCGGTGCTCGGCTGCGAGGTGCCGGTGATCAGTTTCAACAAGGTGCTCTTGCCGGCGCCGTTGATGCCGATCAGGCCGACGGCCTCGCCCGGCTCGACGCGGAAGCTGACGTCCTGCAGTATCCACTTGAGCGCGTGGCGCGGGCCGCGCGACGGCAGCAGCCATTCGCCCAGCCGCGACCAGCGCGTCGGATATTGTTTGTAGGCCTTGCCCAGGTTGGTGACGGTGATGGCGCCCATTACAGTTCGTCCACCATTTCGCCGGCGCGCTTGCGGAACAGGCGCATGCCCAGCGCGCACAGCAGCAAGGCCAGCACGGCCGGGCCGACCAGGCGTTGCCAGTCGGGCGCCTGGCCGCTCACCAGCACCTGCTGGTAGGATTGGATGATCGGGGTCATGGGATTCCAGGCGAGGTAGCCGCGCACGCTTTCCGGGATGATGCTGGCCGGGTAGACCACCGGCGTGAGCCAGAACCAGAACTGCGTGAAGATGGTGAAGAACTGGCCGACGTCGCGGAAGAACACGTTGAGCACGCCCAGCACCATGGCCAGGCCGATCGCCAGCAGGATCTGCAGCAGCAGCACCGGCAGCAAGGTGACGAACACGGCGCCGGGGAACTGGCCGCTGATGACCAGGAAGACGATGAACAGCGCGAAGATGATGGCGAAATTGACCAGCGCGTTGGCGACCACGATGATCGGCAGGCAGATGCGCGGGAAGCTGATTTTCTTGAGCAGGTTGGCGTGCTCGATGAACATGGCCTGGCCGCGCGAGGTGATCTCGGCGAACAGGCCCCAGGTCAGGATGCCGGCGCACAGGTAGATGCTGTAGGCGAACTCGGAGCTCGCGCCCGGCAGCTTGCTGTGCATGACCTGCGAGAAGATCATCGTGTAGACGAGGATCATCGCCAGCGGGCTGAGCACGGTCCAGGCCGCGCCCAGCATGGTGTTGCGATATTTCGCCTGGAATTCCCGCTTGACGCTGCCAAGGATGAAGCCGCGATAGGCGACGATCGCGCGCAGCATGGCGCGCGAGATCATCGCGTTCCCCCTGCGGGGACGGGCGGCGTTACTAGGAAGAAAATCGTCATGGCGTGGGCGCAAAAGCGTGCCGGATGGCAAGCCGGGTGGAATTTGGAAAGCGGATATTATACCGCAGCGCACTTGCCCAAGATGTAACGAGTTGTCACGAAGTAATTACGGGCTTTGCGTCAGTTTTTGCAGCGCTTCGAGGTCCTGGATCACCAGGCGGTGGGCGTCCTTGCGCACGATGCCCTGCTGCGCCAGCGCCAGCAGCGCGCGGGTGACGGTCTCGCGGCTGGTGTTGATCATGTTGGCGATGTCCTGGTGGGTCGGCAGGTTGTCCAGGGCGCCGCCGTCGGGCGCGCTTTTCTGCATCAGCAACAGATAGGTGTAGATGCGGCGCGAGGTGTTGTTGATGCTCAACAGCGAGCGGAATTCCGAGTCGCGCTGGATTTTCTGCGCCAGGTAGCGCAGCATCTGGTTGGCCACCGACGGCGCGTGCGAGAACAGGTGCAGCGCCGTGCCGGCCGGCAGGAAAGCGACCACGGCGTCGCTCATGGCCACCACCGAGGCCGAGCGGGTGGTATTGTTGATCAGCGCGATCTCGCCGAAGAAGTCGCCCGGCGCCAGCATGCGCAGGCCGACGGCGCGCCCGTCCTCGGTGATGTCGACCACCTGCAACTGGCCGCCGAGCAGGAACAGCAGGCCGTCGCCGCTGCCGCCCTTGTGCAGCACCACTTCGCGTTTGGTGTACTGGCGGAAACGGATATCGCTCTTGACGCGCCCCATCTCCAGCTCCGACAACTCGGCCAGCAGGGGGATTTTGCGCAGGTGGACGTTGAACTGCCGCTGTTCCGGCGTTTGTTCCGCCGCCGCGTCCGGCGCCGGGTCCTGGTCGTTCGACATCATTGTTATTTCCTAAAACTAATCAAGGCGGTGCAATACGCTTGCTGCACAGTATGCCACGTTCATCACGCGGGGCGGCGGGCAGGGCGGTTAAGGTAACTGCCACTGCCAGCTCAATTGTAACTGCCGGTCATTGTATCGAAACAACGCGATGTTTTCCTTGTTCTGCACCACGCGGGCGTCGAGGATGATCGCCTGGCGCGCCGACAGCGGATAGCTCAGCGAACCGCGCCAGACCTGGGTCGCCTGGTCGCGCACGATGTCGATGAAGCCCGGCGAATACGGTTGATCGC is part of the Oxalobacteraceae bacterium OTU3CAMAD1 genome and encodes:
- a CDS encoding ABC transporter ATP-binding protein, with protein sequence MGAITVTNLGKAYKQYPTRWSRLGEWLLPSRGPRHALKWILQDVSFRVEPGEAVGLIGINGAGKSTLLKLITGTSQPSTGAVHLEGRVAALLELGMGFHPDFTGRQNVYMAGQLLGMSVAEIDALMPQIIAFAEIGDYIDQPVRVYSSGMQMRVAFSVATARRPDILIIDEALSVGDTYFQHKSFERIRQFRREGTTLLLVSHDKQAIQSVCDRAILLDAGRLSRQGKPEEIMDYYNAMIADRENSMLVLNARDDGKVQTVSGTGEATVADIALLDEQGQRVEVVDVGQHVVLEVTVRAKAEIPRMVLGYMIKDRLGQPMYGTNTHLKELPLDDIGAGETVVYRFGFDVNLGPGTYSVATAIVSTATHLVNNYEWRDLALVFTVMNMRRPHFEGSAWLDPTIDISRSRL
- a CDS encoding Crp/Fnr family transcriptional regulator, giving the protein MMSNDQDPAPDAAAEQTPEQRQFNVHLRKIPLLAELSELEMGRVKSDIRFRQYTKREVVLHKGGSGDGLLFLLGGQLQVVDITEDGRAVGLRMLAPGDFFGEIALINNTTRSASVVAMSDAVVAFLPAGTALHLFSHAPSVANQMLRYLAQKIQRDSEFRSLLSINNTSRRIYTYLLLMQKSAPDGGALDNLPTHQDIANMINTSRETVTRALLALAQQGIVRKDAHRLVIQDLEALQKLTQSP
- a CDS encoding ABC transporter permease, translating into MLRAIVAYRGFILGSVKREFQAKYRNTMLGAAWTVLSPLAMILVYTMIFSQVMHSKLPGASSEFAYSIYLCAGILTWGLFAEITSRGQAMFIEHANLLKKISFPRICLPIIVVANALVNFAIIFALFIVFLVISGQFPGAVFVTLLPVLLLQILLAIGLAMVLGVLNVFFRDVGQFFTIFTQFWFWLTPVVYPASIIPESVRGYLAWNPMTPIIQSYQQVLVSGQAPDWQRLVGPAVLALLLCALGMRLFRKRAGEMVDEL
- a CDS encoding FkbM family methyltransferase, whose protein sequence is MTLLSYSQNFEDVLLWRALRDVPAGFYIDVGANDPELHSVTKLFYDAGWHGINIEPMPSYLQPFLAQRPRDINLSCAAGAAAGEITLFDVPTMNGWASTDSAVATAHRAEGYDVVETAVPLRTLADICAEHVSGEIHFLKIDVEGFEGEVLKGMDFKRWRPWVLVVEATLPGSTETNHGSWEHLITPFDYEFAYFDGLNRYYVAREHAELMQRLTVQANVFDDFIPHHLDKAWRQIGDLQAQTTQGWERAAEMERAALDAREQHDQAARHADLLAQQGDLLRQQLRDSETHARQVELALRTAELQSQTLEAQLHQSAAWGQDMESRLLAMLSSTSWRITAPLRFITRRGPNSMAGIAKRKAKGAARRALRWVTSRESLRRTVLPLVMRSPALQAWVARTLAAAKQATANGAAPGRDVPYSLRELPQSARDALDDLRRALEQNKH